In a genomic window of Agrobacterium tumefaciens:
- a CDS encoding GntR family transcriptional regulator, translating into MNDFVAINVETIRPETVADRIARVLREAISGGELRSGVALRQDELAARFGFSRMPVRDALRLLESEGLVTIHPTKGAFVARIDAKEIAEIYSIRSLLETEALRLSYVGLTTADLDRAATFLAQIEAEKDVGRWGTLNKQFHMTLYGACQNERLIGLIATHHDAADRYVRVLLSSLDYEQQSQDEHRALLKACKDRNIDAASAILQRHLLEGSRKLSTAAQSS; encoded by the coding sequence ATGAACGATTTCGTCGCAATAAATGTTGAAACCATCCGGCCGGAGACCGTGGCGGATCGTATCGCAAGGGTTCTCAGGGAAGCGATTTCCGGTGGAGAGCTTCGCAGTGGCGTCGCGCTCCGACAAGACGAGCTGGCCGCACGATTTGGGTTCAGCCGCATGCCTGTGCGGGATGCCTTGAGGCTTCTGGAAAGCGAGGGCCTCGTAACCATTCACCCGACAAAGGGGGCCTTCGTGGCAAGAATAGATGCCAAGGAGATTGCGGAGATCTATTCCATTCGCTCGCTACTGGAGACGGAAGCCTTGCGCCTATCATATGTAGGGCTGACGACAGCCGATTTGGACAGGGCGGCAACATTTCTCGCCCAGATCGAAGCTGAGAAGGATGTGGGACGTTGGGGGACGCTGAATAAGCAGTTCCACATGACACTTTACGGCGCCTGCCAAAATGAGCGGCTCATCGGCCTTATCGCTACCCACCATGATGCAGCCGACCGCTACGTACGTGTATTGCTATCCAGCTTGGACTATGAGCAGCAATCGCAGGACGAGCACCGTGCTCTGTTAAAGGCTTGCAAAGATCGGAATATCGACGCTGCAAGTGCAATTTTGCAGCGTCATTTGCTTGAAGGAAGTCGCAAGCTCAGCACGGCCGCACAGTCGAGCTAA
- a CDS encoding helix-turn-helix domain-containing protein, whose protein sequence is MKSDSEALQDIGRLLKTSRKTLGLTQEQLADMAGISRPRYREIEAGASAARTTTLINIGRALGLELMLIPQAMVPAVEALLQPGGAEDDLPAFVASPDGDGNV, encoded by the coding sequence ATGAAGTCGGATTCGGAGGCTCTTCAGGACATAGGGCGGCTGCTCAAGACGTCGCGCAAGACTTTGGGCCTCACCCAGGAGCAGCTTGCGGATATGGCGGGTATATCGCGACCGCGGTACCGCGAGATTGAGGCTGGAGCCAGCGCTGCCCGTACGACCACTCTGATCAACATTGGTCGTGCGCTTGGTCTGGAACTGATGCTCATCCCTCAAGCGATGGTCCCGGCGGTTGAAGCTTTACTGCAGCCAGGTGGCGCCGAAGATGACCTTCCTGCTTTCGTCGCCAGTCCTGATGGTGATGGCAATGTCTGA
- a CDS encoding TIM barrel protein, translating into MSSTNNTPFPLAACAEMLWRDKPIEWRASRLKEQGFGVGLWNWPEHDIAKLEATGATFTIMNGYLTGRLTDEEGAAELLRTARETAQIGKRLGVQRLNLHGTGLGDRGLPIQPVEVVTGAMWLKAQDTLRRIVDLAEEENVVFTLENLNLPVDHPGVPFGRAEDTLALVSSIDHPRLRLNLDLYHAQIGEGNLIELCRRSLPWIGEIQVADVPGRFEPGTGEVNWKGIARALSHMGYSGPIGMEAWASGDADTALAAFREAFTL; encoded by the coding sequence ATGAGCAGTACGAATAACACCCCGTTTCCGTTAGCCGCCTGCGCGGAGATGCTGTGGCGGGACAAGCCTATCGAATGGCGCGCTTCCCGATTGAAGGAGCAGGGATTTGGCGTGGGCCTCTGGAATTGGCCAGAGCACGACATCGCCAAGCTCGAAGCCACAGGTGCGACCTTCACAATTATGAACGGTTACCTGACCGGGCGTCTTACGGATGAAGAAGGTGCAGCCGAACTTTTGAGAACCGCGCGCGAAACAGCTCAGATCGGTAAACGTCTTGGCGTGCAGCGCCTCAACCTTCACGGCACTGGCCTCGGGGATCGTGGACTACCGATTCAGCCTGTCGAGGTCGTCACGGGAGCCATGTGGCTGAAGGCTCAGGATACGCTACGCCGAATCGTCGACCTCGCGGAAGAAGAAAACGTGGTTTTCACGCTGGAAAACCTCAATCTTCCCGTCGATCACCCCGGCGTTCCGTTCGGGCGCGCCGAAGACACGTTGGCACTCGTATCGAGCATCGACCATCCGCGCCTGCGTTTGAACCTGGACCTCTACCACGCGCAGATCGGTGAGGGGAACCTGATCGAACTTTGCCGCAGGAGCCTGCCGTGGATCGGTGAGATTCAGGTGGCCGATGTACCCGGGCGATTTGAGCCGGGCACCGGCGAAGTGAACTGGAAGGGGATCGCAAGAGCCCTGAGCCACATGGGCTACTCCGGCCCGATTGGGATGGAAGCATGGGCATCCGGAGATGCTGACACCGCGCTTGCTGCCTTCCGCGAAGCCTTCACTCTCTGA
- a CDS encoding Gfo/Idh/MocA family oxidoreductase has product MTKVKTVNVGLIGAGRIGSFHGESVAKRLVDAELIAVADPAPGAAAKLAERLGADASYTHVAEMLSHPGLDAVIIATPARFHTNILVQAAEAGKAIFCEKPMALTLEDADRGIAAAKAAGVPLQVGFNRRWDQAFAEGREAIDAGKVGAVQLIRSLTRDPGPFGGDPGRIPLWTIFYETLIHDFDTLLWLNPGAKPVEVFAMADALVRSDARNTGFLDTAVVNIRFDNGSIAVAEANFSAMYGYDIRGEVFGSGGMVAMGDVRRSSMTLFDATGVSNDTWRRDTDHFVQAYTAQLASFVDAVRNGVVQNAPTGADARNALAIALAAIESVSKKQPVPVI; this is encoded by the coding sequence ATGACCAAGGTCAAAACAGTCAACGTCGGACTTATCGGGGCAGGGCGCATCGGTTCGTTTCATGGTGAGAGTGTCGCAAAAAGGCTTGTGGACGCGGAGCTGATAGCCGTCGCCGACCCCGCCCCCGGAGCCGCTGCAAAGCTTGCGGAGAGGCTGGGCGCCGACGCTTCTTACACCCACGTTGCAGAAATGCTTTCTCACCCCGGTCTGGATGCGGTCATCATTGCGACACCCGCACGCTTTCACACCAATATCCTCGTGCAGGCTGCGGAGGCCGGCAAGGCGATATTTTGCGAGAAGCCAATGGCGCTCACGCTTGAAGATGCGGACCGCGGCATTGCAGCCGCAAAGGCCGCAGGCGTTCCGCTGCAGGTCGGTTTTAATCGTCGCTGGGACCAGGCATTTGCCGAAGGCCGCGAAGCGATCGACGCCGGAAAGGTCGGCGCAGTTCAACTCATCCGGTCGCTAACGCGTGATCCTGGTCCGTTCGGCGGCGACCCAGGCAGGATTCCTTTGTGGACCATCTTTTATGAAACGTTGATCCACGACTTCGACACCCTGCTTTGGTTGAACCCCGGCGCAAAGCCTGTCGAAGTGTTTGCAATGGCAGATGCGCTGGTTCGCTCGGACGCACGCAATACAGGCTTCCTCGATACCGCCGTCGTCAATATTCGTTTTGACAACGGCTCGATTGCGGTTGCGGAAGCAAACTTCTCTGCAATGTACGGCTACGATATTCGCGGCGAAGTATTCGGCTCCGGCGGAATGGTTGCGATGGGCGACGTACGACGTTCTAGCATGACGCTGTTCGACGCTACTGGCGTATCCAACGACACATGGCGGCGCGATACGGACCACTTCGTTCAGGCCTACACGGCGCAGCTTGCTTCCTTTGTCGATGCGGTTCGTAACGGCGTTGTTCAGAATGCACCAACAGGAGCTGATGCTCGCAACGCTCTGGCGATTGCACTTGCTGCGATTGAATCCGTGTCGAAAAAACAGCCGGTTCCTGTGATTTGA
- a CDS encoding type II toxin-antitoxin system HipA family toxin: protein MSDAPLDPRSITSLDVLLNDLKVGMIVRTPGDFNAFSFEESYRQTGGFPVLSLSFRAAHGGLRKDPKPVARALPSFFANLLPEDKLREAMERHHSGSVRAGNDFDLLAALGSDLPGAVRIVPSEGSVVCNEGLTPPRPKARFSLAGVQMKLSVIKNTGKGGGLTIPLGDEQGSYIAKFPSTSFPSVSENEFANLALAEAIGMDVPERELVEQSQFEGIPEEFETLSDGKVLLVKRFDRVAGGERIHIEDFAQVFGVYPSRKYEGASYHDIAVAIGVAVSSAAALEFVRRLALAVLTGNGDMHLKNWSLIYYGKGNKPALAPVYDVLSTVPYIPSDAMALSLAGERPFKAMNAQRWKVFAHRARLPEAAVLKAVTETVERVNQSWWSLPERAVLPDRVLERIDAHIKLMSPILGTCAN from the coding sequence ATGTCTGATGCGCCTCTTGATCCAAGATCTATAACCTCACTGGACGTGCTGCTGAATGACCTGAAGGTCGGTATGATCGTGAGGACGCCGGGAGACTTCAACGCGTTCAGCTTTGAGGAGAGCTATCGACAGACGGGTGGTTTCCCAGTGCTCAGTTTGTCATTTCGCGCGGCACATGGGGGTTTGCGGAAGGACCCGAAGCCTGTCGCAAGGGCTTTGCCATCGTTCTTTGCGAACCTTCTTCCAGAGGATAAACTGCGCGAGGCGATGGAGAGGCACCATTCAGGCAGCGTGCGAGCAGGAAATGATTTCGATTTGCTTGCGGCACTCGGATCGGATCTGCCGGGGGCTGTCCGAATTGTGCCGAGCGAAGGCAGCGTTGTTTGTAATGAGGGTTTGACACCCCCGAGACCAAAGGCCCGGTTTTCGCTCGCCGGCGTGCAAATGAAACTCTCCGTCATCAAAAACACAGGCAAGGGCGGCGGTCTGACGATCCCCTTAGGCGACGAGCAGGGTTCATATATCGCCAAGTTTCCATCGACATCATTTCCCAGTGTCTCGGAAAACGAATTTGCAAATCTTGCATTGGCCGAAGCGATTGGTATGGACGTGCCGGAACGCGAGCTCGTGGAACAATCGCAGTTCGAGGGTATCCCGGAGGAGTTTGAGACACTGTCCGACGGCAAAGTCCTCCTCGTCAAACGTTTCGATCGCGTTGCCGGTGGTGAACGCATCCATATCGAAGATTTCGCACAGGTATTCGGCGTCTATCCGTCTCGAAAATATGAGGGGGCCTCATATCATGATATCGCTGTGGCTATTGGGGTCGCCGTTTCTTCAGCGGCAGCCCTCGAGTTCGTCCGACGACTGGCTTTGGCAGTCCTGACAGGAAATGGCGACATGCACCTCAAGAATTGGTCGCTGATTTATTATGGGAAGGGCAACAAGCCGGCACTCGCCCCAGTCTATGATGTGCTCTCGACAGTCCCTTACATTCCGTCGGATGCCATGGCACTGTCGCTGGCCGGTGAAAGGCCGTTCAAGGCAATGAACGCCCAGCGATGGAAAGTCTTCGCGCATCGTGCGCGACTGCCTGAAGCTGCTGTGCTGAAGGCTGTTACGGAGACCGTCGAGCGCGTCAACCAGTCTTGGTGGTCTCTGCCTGAACGAGCTGTTCTACCCGATAGAGTGTTGGAGCGGATTGATGCCCACATCAAGCTGATGTCGCCGATCCTCGGCACGTGCGCGAATTAG
- a CDS encoding LacI family DNA-binding transcriptional regulator — translation MRKRATAKQVADAAGVSKWTVIRAFTPGASITDESKRKVLETAAALNYTPNLLARSLATNSTGQIAVFVDDFSNPQKLPFLEALTEKLQAAGLVVMLININSHFNHVNALLHADQRQVDAIILFGTAFRDETLTDLQHGRGMPPMFVLARDSQIDGVPAVVCDAELALREIVDHLHAQGYKRPGFMSGAAALSTALKRSHYFTEFWAEKGIQNIVQMSAEKYSLDAGAASVRKYLSETSPQDRVDVLMCENDILAMGAMDEIRANFRLQVPEDIAIVGFDNYEISGSFGYGITTYEQPRDEMIDAILSMIKGSSALKTVTLRGELVVRRST, via the coding sequence ATGCGGAAGAGAGCAACAGCTAAACAGGTGGCAGATGCGGCGGGAGTCTCCAAGTGGACCGTGATACGAGCTTTCACACCGGGAGCTTCGATTACCGACGAAAGCAAGCGGAAGGTACTGGAGACCGCTGCAGCTTTGAACTACACGCCGAACCTTCTTGCACGAAGCCTTGCCACCAACTCGACGGGGCAGATCGCTGTCTTCGTGGATGACTTCTCCAACCCGCAAAAGCTCCCTTTCCTTGAGGCGCTTACCGAGAAGCTCCAGGCCGCAGGCCTGGTCGTGATGCTGATCAATATCAATAGCCACTTTAACCATGTGAACGCACTTCTCCATGCGGACCAGCGTCAGGTCGATGCCATCATTCTGTTTGGTACAGCGTTTCGCGACGAAACCCTGACAGACCTGCAGCACGGACGCGGCATGCCGCCTATGTTCGTGCTTGCACGTGACAGTCAGATCGACGGCGTGCCAGCGGTTGTCTGCGACGCGGAACTTGCTCTCAGGGAGATCGTCGACCACCTTCATGCGCAGGGATACAAACGCCCGGGCTTCATGAGCGGTGCTGCCGCTTTGTCCACGGCTTTAAAAAGAAGCCATTACTTCACGGAGTTCTGGGCAGAAAAAGGCATCCAAAACATCGTCCAAATGAGCGCGGAAAAATACAGTCTGGACGCTGGTGCGGCCTCGGTGAGGAAGTACTTAAGCGAGACTTCACCGCAAGATCGCGTCGATGTGCTAATGTGCGAAAACGACATTCTGGCGATGGGCGCAATGGATGAGATCCGGGCAAACTTTCGCCTTCAAGTTCCCGAAGATATTGCGATAGTGGGTTTCGACAACTACGAGATATCCGGTTCGTTCGGATACGGCATTACCACCTATGAGCAACCGCGCGACGAAATGATTGATGCAATTCTGAGTATGATCAAGGGGAGTTCGGCTTTGAAGACGGTAACTCTTCGGGGAGAGCTTGTCGTTCGACGCTCAACTTAA
- a CDS encoding NAD(P)-binding domain-containing protein — protein sequence MRIGFIGAEHISKALARLAVANGHTATLNNSRGPEPLREAAAEIGCQAAVVSDVPSSSDVMVLTVPFAACTAVP from the coding sequence ATGAGGATTGGCTTCATCGGGGCCGAGCACATCAGTAAGGCACTGGCCCGGCTTGCAGTCGCGAACGGACATACCGCGACGCTCAACAATTCGCGCGGACCAGAACCCCTGCGCGAGGCAGCGGCCGAAATTGGTTGTCAGGCCGCTGTTGTATCCGACGTGCCCTCGTCCAGCGATGTGATGGTTCTCACAGTGCCGTTCGCAGCTTGCACCGCAGTTCCTTGA
- a CDS encoding substrate-binding domain-containing protein: MKSIWKSFASAAIAVSLIGAWSVGVKADEQPSIIAVTHGQASDPFWSIVKNGMMQAGKDINAKVDYRAPETFDMVAMAQLIEAAVNQNPAGIVISNPDPDALGPAIAKAIAAGIPVISMNSGIAATEKLGIKLHVGQDELTAGAKVGEKLKSLGMKHVLCVNQEVGNAALDQRCAGTAKGFEGGKVTVLPTSAEPAEIESKIQAALTSDSSVDVVLGLSAPLVGERAVAVVEKMGNGDKVKVASFDLSANFLKAVSEGKALFAVDQQPYLQGYLPVTFLALNARYGTIPAGNVASGPSFVEKDTAASVIEKSSQGIR, encoded by the coding sequence ATGAAATCCATTTGGAAGAGTTTCGCTTCTGCGGCTATTGCCGTGTCACTGATTGGCGCTTGGTCGGTTGGCGTCAAAGCCGACGAGCAACCCAGCATCATCGCCGTCACTCATGGACAAGCTTCTGACCCCTTCTGGTCGATCGTGAAAAACGGAATGATGCAGGCCGGCAAGGACATCAATGCCAAGGTTGACTACCGGGCACCCGAGACCTTCGATATGGTGGCAATGGCTCAGCTCATTGAGGCCGCAGTCAATCAAAACCCGGCGGGCATTGTAATTTCCAATCCCGATCCGGATGCGCTAGGCCCGGCGATTGCCAAGGCCATCGCGGCCGGTATCCCCGTCATTTCCATGAACTCCGGCATTGCCGCAACGGAAAAGCTTGGCATCAAGCTTCATGTTGGCCAGGACGAACTTACCGCAGGGGCCAAGGTCGGCGAAAAACTCAAGTCTCTCGGCATGAAGCATGTGCTGTGCGTAAACCAGGAGGTGGGAAATGCCGCCCTTGACCAGCGCTGCGCAGGTACCGCCAAGGGCTTCGAAGGTGGAAAGGTAACGGTCCTGCCGACTTCCGCCGAACCGGCGGAAATTGAATCAAAGATCCAGGCTGCTTTAACCTCGGATTCTTCTGTCGATGTCGTGCTTGGCCTGTCGGCGCCGCTCGTCGGTGAGCGAGCGGTTGCTGTTGTCGAGAAGATGGGCAATGGCGACAAGGTCAAGGTCGCTTCTTTCGATCTCTCGGCCAATTTCCTAAAGGCTGTTTCGGAAGGCAAGGCACTTTTTGCCGTGGATCAGCAACCCTATCTCCAGGGATATCTGCCAGTCACATTCCTCGCGCTGAATGCAAGATATGGCACGATTCCTGCTGGAAACGTTGCCTCGGGTCCGAGCTTTGTCGAGAAGGATACCGCCGCTTCGGTGATTGAGAAATCCTCCCAGGGTATCCGCTGA
- a CDS encoding ABC transporter permease, with the protein MTLANEQNGSPTRSDERLKKVSTLTALARRPELGAVAGLVLVTTFFMLTANPAMFTLAGVVNFMAPAAQLGILAVGAALLMIGGEFDLSIGSMVAFAGLVFGTALVVLNLPLSVAILIALAFAVVIGVTNAQLTMRTGLPSFIVTLAFLFILRGLTLVGLKWASGGSTQLRGMREAVADSPLAPLFSGDAFPGFFTWLGSAGVIETFPNGTPKVPGIPVEILWFVLIALVATWVLLRTRFGNWIFASGGDPKAARKSGVPVARVKTTLFIVTAMCATLVAILTVLDAGSTDARRGFQKEFEAIIAAVIGGCLLTGGYGSAIGAFFGSIVFGMVLIGLTYTSIDQDWYLVFLGGMLLIAVIFNNIIRKRVTGER; encoded by the coding sequence ATGACGCTGGCCAACGAACAGAACGGGTCCCCGACTCGATCCGACGAGCGCCTGAAAAAGGTTTCGACTTTGACCGCGCTCGCGCGACGTCCGGAACTCGGCGCAGTCGCAGGACTGGTGCTCGTCACAACATTCTTCATGCTGACCGCAAACCCCGCCATGTTCACACTTGCAGGCGTTGTAAACTTCATGGCGCCAGCTGCTCAACTGGGGATTCTTGCGGTTGGCGCGGCACTCTTGATGATCGGCGGCGAGTTCGATCTGTCGATCGGCTCGATGGTCGCGTTCGCAGGGCTAGTTTTTGGCACGGCCCTTGTGGTCCTTAATCTGCCGCTCAGCGTCGCGATCCTGATCGCGCTTGCTTTCGCCGTGGTCATCGGTGTCACCAACGCCCAGCTCACCATGCGCACCGGACTTCCATCGTTTATAGTAACGCTTGCGTTTCTCTTCATTCTTCGTGGCCTCACGCTCGTCGGACTGAAGTGGGCGAGCGGCGGTTCAACACAGCTTCGCGGCATGAGGGAAGCTGTGGCGGACAGTCCCCTTGCGCCGCTGTTCTCAGGCGATGCCTTCCCGGGCTTCTTCACGTGGCTTGGCAGTGCAGGCGTCATCGAGACCTTCCCCAATGGAACGCCGAAAGTCCCCGGTATCCCCGTAGAAATTCTCTGGTTTGTGCTGATTGCACTCGTCGCGACCTGGGTTCTGCTGCGCACGAGGTTTGGAAACTGGATCTTTGCATCCGGAGGCGACCCGAAGGCAGCTCGCAAGTCGGGTGTTCCCGTCGCGCGCGTAAAGACCACCCTTTTCATTGTTACCGCCATGTGCGCCACTCTTGTCGCGATCCTCACCGTGCTTGATGCGGGTTCAACGGACGCACGACGGGGATTTCAGAAGGAGTTCGAAGCCATCATTGCGGCCGTCATCGGCGGATGTCTCCTGACTGGAGGATATGGTTCGGCAATTGGTGCGTTCTTCGGATCGATCGTCTTTGGCATGGTCTTGATCGGTCTCACCTACACGTCAATCGACCAGGATTGGTACCTCGTCTTCCTCGGCGGGATGCTGCTGATTGCGGTTATTTTCAACAACATCATTCGCAAGCGTGTGACGGGAGAACGCTGA
- a CDS encoding alkene reductase, which produces MTELKLLTPLKTEMFEFKNRVFMAPMTRARSPDHVANELTATYYAQRATAGLIISEGTQISEQAIGWTNTPGIHTAEQIEGWRKVTRAVHNAGGLIFAQLWHTGRASHPDFHGGALPVAPSAVSFNSQAFTPEGPKPTVTPRALTLDEIHSTILDYEAAARAAKAAGFDGVEVHGANGYLPAQFLEDGSNKRTDAYGGPVENRARFLLEATDAAIRVFGASRVSVRLSPRIPYNDMGDSDLEGTYMFAVEALETRKVGILHFMQSAQLPEGLKLLAPEARKRFSGLFVVNVGYDRESGERAIASNLADAVTFGTLFISNPDLPERFRQNAALAPSDPSSYYVGDERGYTDYPPLG; this is translated from the coding sequence ATGACTGAGTTAAAATTGCTGACCCCGCTGAAGACCGAGATGTTCGAATTCAAGAACCGCGTCTTCATGGCCCCGATGACAAGAGCGCGGTCACCAGACCATGTGGCGAACGAGCTCACCGCAACCTACTACGCCCAACGCGCCACCGCTGGCCTGATCATCTCAGAGGGGACTCAGATCAGCGAGCAGGCGATCGGCTGGACGAATACGCCGGGAATCCACACGGCCGAGCAGATCGAGGGATGGCGAAAGGTCACCCGGGCCGTGCACAACGCCGGGGGCCTCATCTTCGCCCAACTCTGGCATACCGGCCGCGCTTCTCATCCAGACTTCCATGGCGGAGCCTTGCCTGTCGCGCCTTCGGCAGTGTCCTTCAATAGCCAGGCCTTCACGCCCGAGGGGCCAAAGCCGACCGTCACCCCCCGGGCTCTCACCCTCGACGAGATCCACAGTACGATTCTGGATTACGAGGCCGCCGCGCGTGCGGCCAAGGCCGCTGGTTTCGATGGGGTTGAGGTGCATGGCGCCAACGGCTATCTGCCGGCCCAATTCCTCGAGGACGGTTCCAACAAGAGAACGGACGCCTATGGCGGCCCTGTCGAAAACCGCGCCCGCTTCCTGCTCGAAGCAACCGACGCCGCAATCCGGGTATTTGGGGCTTCCCGTGTTTCGGTCAGGCTCTCGCCCCGGATACCCTACAACGACATGGGCGATAGCGACCTAGAGGGCACCTATATGTTCGCCGTCGAAGCTCTCGAAACGAGGAAGGTGGGCATTCTTCACTTCATGCAGTCGGCGCAGCTTCCCGAGGGTCTCAAGCTGCTGGCGCCCGAGGCGAGAAAGCGGTTCTCCGGCTTGTTTGTCGTAAACGTTGGATATGACCGAGAAAGTGGCGAGCGGGCGATAGCAAGCAATCTGGCGGACGCGGTGACGTTCGGAACTCTCTTCATTAGCAACCCGGACCTGCCCGAACGCTTCCGTCAAAATGCCGCATTGGCGCCGTCCGACCCGTCCAGCTACTACGTGGGCGACGAGCGAGGCTATACCGACTACCCACCCCTCGGCTGA
- a CDS encoding oxidoreductase yields the protein MNTNNRSVAVVTGAASGIGLAAAKALVSAGYQVFGTSRKARTGTVAGITMLECDVTDSASVAAMVAEVVSRTGRIDIFVNNAGAALIGGAEESSVEQAQAIFDLNVFGIVRTTNEVLPIMRRQRSGRIINISSVVGFIPSPFSALYTATKHAVEGYSESLDHEVRSLGIRVLLVEPAFTNTALDHNAKQPDRMTSVYDAGRKTTEAVWNSAIKAGDAPELVAEAVVKAATVKSPKLRYPATKAARQLHFLRRFVPASAFDKSLRKQMKLPA from the coding sequence ATGAACACGAACAATCGTAGCGTCGCCGTCGTCACTGGCGCGGCATCCGGGATCGGTCTTGCCGCGGCCAAGGCTCTGGTGTCGGCCGGCTACCAGGTCTTTGGAACAAGTCGGAAGGCGAGGACGGGGACGGTCGCGGGGATCACGATGCTTGAATGCGACGTGACCGACAGCGCTTCGGTGGCTGCAATGGTCGCCGAAGTCGTCAGCCGCACTGGCCGTATCGACATCTTCGTTAACAACGCGGGCGCGGCCCTCATCGGTGGCGCCGAGGAATCATCCGTTGAACAGGCGCAGGCTATTTTCGATCTCAACGTCTTCGGGATCGTCCGGACGACTAACGAGGTCCTACCGATCATGCGCAGGCAGCGTAGCGGGCGCATCATAAACATCAGTTCGGTGGTTGGCTTCATTCCCAGTCCGTTCAGCGCGCTTTACACCGCCACGAAACATGCCGTCGAGGGTTACTCGGAGTCTCTCGATCACGAAGTCAGATCGCTCGGTATCAGGGTCCTCCTGGTCGAGCCTGCCTTTACGAACACGGCGCTTGACCACAACGCGAAACAGCCCGACCGCATGACGAGCGTCTACGATGCGGGCCGCAAGACAACGGAAGCCGTGTGGAACAGTGCCATCAAGGCAGGCGATGCGCCGGAGCTTGTCGCGGAAGCCGTCGTGAAGGCGGCGACAGTAAAGTCGCCGAAGTTGCGCTACCCCGCCACCAAGGCGGCGCGGCAACTGCATTTCCTGCGACGCTTCGTACCCGCAAGCGCGTTCGACAAGAGCCTGCGCAAGCAGATGAAGCTGCCTGCCTGA
- a CDS encoding transglutaminase family protein codes for MTIFTVRHVTSYRYKRPVAFGEHRLLFRPRDSFDQTLLSSRLLIDPEPDYLRWIHDVFGNCVAVIGFAQPSRELRFETVIRLDHTPYVAIDLQIDQDALTYPFSYDPDEALDLERTIQRHYADPHDQVGKWARQFVRIGQPTETGHLLMTLCYAIHESFIYARRQEHGTQAPTETLQLRKGTCRDFALLMMEAARSLGFAARFVTGYIYVPDRDGSITLGGGSTHAWCQIYLPGAGWAEFDPTNGIVGNRDLIRVGVARDPKQAVPLWGSYDGTAADYEGMSVQVNVTTDDRIETVLN; via the coding sequence ATGACAATATTTACCGTCCGACACGTCACGTCCTATCGTTATAAACGGCCGGTTGCGTTCGGAGAGCACAGACTTTTGTTCAGACCGAGAGACAGTTTCGATCAGACGCTGCTGAGCTCCCGACTCCTCATCGACCCGGAACCGGACTATCTTCGTTGGATCCATGATGTGTTCGGAAACTGCGTCGCAGTTATCGGCTTTGCTCAACCCTCACGTGAGCTCCGCTTCGAAACCGTCATTCGCCTTGACCATACACCCTATGTCGCAATTGATCTGCAAATCGATCAGGACGCTTTGACTTACCCGTTTTCATATGATCCAGACGAAGCGCTGGATCTGGAACGAACCATCCAGCGCCATTACGCTGATCCACATGATCAGGTCGGTAAATGGGCGCGCCAATTCGTGCGAATCGGGCAACCCACTGAAACCGGGCACCTGCTGATGACGTTGTGCTACGCCATCCATGAAAGTTTCATCTATGCCCGACGACAAGAGCATGGAACGCAAGCGCCGACCGAGACGCTGCAGCTTCGCAAGGGAACCTGCCGCGACTTCGCGCTACTTATGATGGAGGCCGCTCGATCACTTGGGTTCGCGGCCAGGTTCGTCACGGGCTATATCTACGTTCCAGACCGAGACGGATCAATCACCCTTGGCGGCGGTTCCACCCATGCGTGGTGCCAGATCTATTTGCCGGGCGCCGGTTGGGCTGAGTTCGACCCAACCAACGGTATCGTGGGCAACCGTGATCTTATCCGTGTTGGGGTGGCACGGGATCCGAAGCAGGCAGTTCCTTTGTGGGGAAGTTACGACGGAACAGCCGCTGACTACGAGGGCATGTCAGTCCAGGTCAACGTCACAACGGATGATCGCATCGAAACTGTGCTCAACTGA
- a CDS encoding winged helix-turn-helix transcriptional regulator, whose protein sequence is MELDPICFSSDCPSRTLFDQIADKWSMMVLAVLSDGPHRFNLIRKRLEGVSQKALTQCLRKLERNGLITRRIVSVSPVAVEYEITKLGQTLQKPFGELHRWTLDKLPEVNAAREAFDARRSDDGFSGIQLGKRAD, encoded by the coding sequence ATGGAATTAGATCCGATTTGCTTCTCCTCGGACTGCCCCAGCAGGACACTCTTCGATCAGATCGCCGATAAATGGTCCATGATGGTTCTGGCGGTGCTGTCGGACGGACCTCATAGGTTCAACCTCATCCGTAAGCGCCTGGAGGGCGTGAGCCAGAAGGCTCTGACGCAGTGTCTCCGCAAACTGGAGCGCAACGGCCTCATCACTCGACGCATCGTGTCCGTATCGCCGGTGGCTGTGGAGTATGAGATCACAAAGCTGGGCCAAACACTGCAAAAGCCGTTCGGCGAGCTTCACCGGTGGACGCTGGACAAGCTGCCGGAGGTCAATGCGGCGCGAGAAGCCTTCGACGCCCGACGATCAGATGACGGTTTCAGCGGTATTCAGCTGGGAAAACGCGCTGATTGA